The following DNA comes from Buttiauxella agrestis.
TTCGCTGAGTGATGTTCAGCCACTGCTTATCGATAAATTCATTGAATTATTGAATGATCCACCATTCAAATATATCCCCGCTTAATATATATAATTTTTATGACTGCATTTTTTAAATGCAGTTATTAAATGCTAAGTTTCTTTTCGCCGCTTTACTTTATTTCTTATTTTGTATAATTTCATCCACATAAATATAAATCAAAATTTGAATATATATATTCAGTTTGACTGGTATCTGCCTGGCTATGGAGTTTTGCATCATGGAAAGAAATCAAGAAGACAATTACCCAACATTCAAAGCACTACGCAATATCGATCTTAATTTGTTGACCGTCTTCGAAGCCGTCTACATCCATAAAGGGATTGTTAATGCAGCCAGGGTGTTGAATTTAACACCCTCCGCTATTAGCCAGTCTATCCAAAAACTGAGATCGACGTTTCCTGACCCATTATTTATCCGTAAAGGGCAAGGCGTCACGCCGACCGCATACGCGGCACATTTGCATGAATACATTAGCCAGGGGTTTGAATCGATTCTTTGCGCGTTAGATGTTAACAATAACTACGATAAAGAGCGTACCATTACCATCGCGAGCACCCCGTCAGTAGGCGCACTGCTGATGCCCAGAATTTATTCCGCTATTCAGAAAGTCAATCCTAAATTAACTATTCGCAATGTCCCTGTAACAGAGCGTCAATTATCACAATTTCAGGCTGATATCGCCATCGATACGCGTTCCCATCACAGCCCTGGTATTAGCAGCTATAAACTTTATACCGATTCACTTGTGGCTGTTTGCCGTCAGAATCACCCTACTGCCTCATCAATAGTTAAAGGTAGTGATATTCATGACGTGAATTACAGCTTTTTAATTATGCAGGATGATCTATTAATAGATTTACGCCAATTAATTAACGAGACTTTACCGAATCGCCACATCACCTTTAGCAGTTATAATTTTTTAACCATCGCTTCAATGTTAAGTACCAGTGATCTGATTGGTTTCATGCCAAAGAAAATTTATGAAAT
Coding sequences within:
- a CDS encoding YbeF family transcriptional regulator; the encoded protein is MERNQEDNYPTFKALRNIDLNLLTVFEAVYIHKGIVNAARVLNLTPSAISQSIQKLRSTFPDPLFIRKGQGVTPTAYAAHLHEYISQGFESILCALDVNNNYDKERTITIASTPSVGALLMPRIYSAIQKVNPKLTIRNVPVTERQLSQFQADIAIDTRSHHSPGISSYKLYTDSLVAVCRQNHPTASSIVKGSDIHDVNYSFLIMQDDLLIDLRQLINETLPNRHITFSSYNFLTIASMLSTSDLIGFMPKKIYEMYSRIFELQKVECEAFTRITVTTTMHINKLSSRDAVLQEVIDTIIDEFEQA